One region of Stigmatella erecta genomic DNA includes:
- the tssB gene encoding type VI secretion system contractile sheath small subunit translates to MPIQDSLPKSRITLTYRTTISGQEEAVKLPFRVVVMGDFSSGSSTDRQLDLEERKLRSVTGGNINELMKDMNMSLSFEVDDKLSADGNGRMKVNLPVDRMKSFHPDEIVHHVPKLKSLLMLRQLLLEMQSDIDNRKDLRRKLYELFSNKEELRKLLESDQLKNYAGMRLPATAKAQTQAAPPAPAQPALAAETVPAVATAKAT, encoded by the coding sequence GTGCCGATCCAGGACAGTCTGCCCAAATCCCGTATTACCCTCACCTATCGCACCACCATCAGCGGACAAGAGGAGGCCGTCAAGCTTCCGTTCCGGGTCGTGGTGATGGGCGACTTCTCGAGCGGTAGCTCCACGGACCGCCAGCTGGATCTCGAAGAGCGCAAGCTGCGCTCGGTCACCGGCGGCAACATCAACGAGCTGATGAAGGACATGAACATGTCCCTCTCGTTCGAGGTGGATGACAAGCTGAGCGCCGATGGCAACGGGCGGATGAAGGTCAATCTGCCGGTCGACCGGATGAAGTCGTTTCACCCGGATGAGATTGTCCACCACGTGCCCAAGCTGAAGTCGTTGCTGATGCTGCGCCAGCTGCTCTTGGAGATGCAGTCGGACATCGACAACCGCAAGGATTTGCGCCGCAAGCTCTACGAGCTGTTCTCCAACAAGGAAGAGCTGCGCAAGCTGCTGGAGAGCGATCAGCTCAAGAACTACGCGGGCATGCGCCTGCCTGCCACCGCCAAGGCGCAAACCCAGGCCGCGCCGCCGGCGCCCGCCCAGCCCGCGCTCGCCGCGGAGACCGTTCCCGCCGTGGCAACCGCCAAGGCCACCTGA